In Chryseobacterium lactis, a single genomic region encodes these proteins:
- a CDS encoding class I SAM-dependent methyltransferase — protein MKEFWEENFIEKQAIWGFQPADSAIRSKDFFLANGLRNILIPGIGYGRNAQVFVSSGMDVTGIEISKAAIELARKHYGTKMTIHHGSVTDMPFDTNEYDGIFCYALIHLLDGKERSKLIADCYKQLAKNGYMVFTAITKEAITYGQGKEIGKDRFEMFGDLKMFFYDRETVEEEFGNFGLFEIAEVNEKYPFYMIKCRK, from the coding sequence ATGAAAGAATTTTGGGAAGAAAATTTCATCGAAAAACAGGCTATATGGGGCTTTCAGCCTGCTGACTCAGCTATACGCTCAAAAGACTTCTTTCTAGCAAATGGCTTGAGGAATATTCTTATTCCTGGCATTGGTTACGGAAGAAACGCACAGGTATTCGTAAGCAGCGGAATGGATGTAACAGGCATCGAAATCTCTAAAGCGGCCATTGAACTTGCGAGAAAACATTATGGGACGAAAATGACCATTCATCATGGCTCTGTAACAGATATGCCTTTTGATACCAACGAATATGACGGAATATTTTGCTATGCCTTAATTCATTTGCTTGATGGTAAGGAAAGATCAAAGCTTATTGCTGATTGCTATAAACAATTAGCTAAAAACGGCTATATGGTTTTTACAGCCATCACAAAGGAGGCAATAACTTACGGACAAGGAAAGGAAATTGGTAAAGATCGCTTCGAAATGTTTGGTGATCTTAAAATGTTTTTTTACGATCGAGAAACTGTAGAAGAAGAATTCGGGAATTTCGGTCTATTTGAAATAGCGGAAGTAAACGAAAAATACCCATTTTATATGATAAAATGCCGCAAGTAA
- a CDS encoding PRTRC system protein B → METVNDITKDFGTLYHPKSALVFYETKGNNTDVYVEHFDMDKNGNPINAHPLTVREASVLAKALNTEQEKNRAFLKSNGILPTNILHINPNANKGAVIWYSKAQQRQLYFVDSLHIPSGKAQVPPMLWKASKNSLSVFALASDRRPTEKTTLYHTPYFNIYEDGKVCMGTVSVDIKKSASVEEFIQAWEYYFFNSYFSHLLGNHNPIKGNCVDLWKDLINTDKNFPKEVLKTNNKTLKNLL, encoded by the coding sequence ATGGAAACGGTAAATGATATAACAAAGGATTTTGGCACATTGTACCATCCAAAATCCGCTTTGGTATTCTACGAAACCAAAGGAAACAATACCGATGTATATGTAGAGCATTTTGATATGGATAAAAACGGCAATCCTATCAACGCCCACCCATTGACAGTAAGGGAAGCTAGTGTATTGGCAAAGGCACTCAACACCGAACAGGAAAAGAACAGAGCCTTTCTGAAATCAAACGGAATATTGCCTACCAACATTCTGCACATCAATCCCAATGCAAATAAGGGAGCGGTAATTTGGTACAGCAAAGCACAGCAACGGCAATTGTATTTTGTGGATAGTCTGCACATTCCAAGCGGAAAAGCACAAGTACCGCCAATGCTTTGGAAAGCGAGTAAAAACAGTTTGAGTGTGTTTGCCCTTGCAAGCGATCGAAGACCAACAGAAAAAACAACGCTGTATCATACACCATATTTCAATATATACGAAGACGGTAAAGTCTGTATGGGAACGGTAAGTGTAGATATTAAAAAATCCGCTTCGGTGGAAGAATTTATACAGGCTTGGGAATACTATTTTTTCAATTCCTATTTCAGCCATTTATTAGGTAACCACAATCCGATAAAAGGAAATTGCGTAGACCTTTGGAAAGACCTTATTAACACAGATAAAAATTTTCCAAAAGAAGTATTGAAAACAAATAACAAAACCCTCAAAAATCTATTATAA
- a CDS encoding single-stranded DNA-binding protein — protein sequence MNITGRLTKDADVRTTSQDRQVVNFSIATNDSYRNKQGERIEQTTYFDCSYWISPKVAKILTKGTLVELTGRVSARAWTGNDGEAHAGLNFHTSNIKLHGGSKKSETVQATAQTAGNSTAGQGTEDDLPF from the coding sequence ATGAACATCACAGGAAGACTGACAAAGGATGCGGATGTACGCACAACGTCACAGGACAGACAAGTAGTAAACTTTTCGATAGCGACAAACGACAGCTACCGAAACAAACAGGGCGAGCGCATAGAGCAAACGACCTATTTCGACTGCTCCTATTGGATAAGCCCGAAAGTAGCCAAGATACTAACCAAAGGCACTTTGGTGGAACTCACAGGCAGGGTAAGTGCAAGAGCGTGGACAGGCAATGACGGCGAAGCACACGCAGGACTGAATTTCCATACCTCAAACATCAAACTGCACGGAGGTAGCAAGAAATCAGAAACCGTACAAGCTACTGCACAAACGGCAGGTAACAGTACAGCGGGACAAGGCACAGAGGATGATCTCCCATTTTAA
- a CDS encoding Fur family transcriptional regulator gives MNRRNTPSKHAVLDLLVSAGKALSREAIEQKIDVEIDRATIYRVLNRFCEDGLAHRIVAEDGKQYFAARMKFDENKFTDNHFHFQCSKCQTIECLAMPVNLPLDAGYRIESVNCILMGTCKDCSL, from the coding sequence ATGAATCGTAGAAATACACCCTCAAAACATGCCGTACTTGATTTATTGGTTAGTGCCGGAAAAGCCCTGAGTCGTGAAGCAATTGAGCAGAAAATAGATGTCGAAATAGACCGGGCTACAATTTACAGGGTCCTTAACCGCTTTTGCGAAGACGGCTTAGCACACAGAATTGTAGCCGAAGACGGAAAGCAATATTTTGCTGCACGTATGAAATTCGATGAGAATAAGTTTACAGATAATCATTTTCATTTCCAATGCTCAAAATGCCAGACTATAGAGTGCCTGGCTATGCCAGTCAATCTACCTTTAGATGCTGGCTACCGTATAGAAAGTGTGAACTGCATACTTATGGGAACATGTAAAGATTGTTCTTTGTAG
- a CDS encoding PRTRC system protein C — MLLATQLERVFILKDKGQDIRLTDPEPRWSVEAVMNFYANMYPILTTAKASAPQIKDDAVEYKFESVMGTKG; from the coding sequence ATGTTATTAGCAACGCAATTAGAACGAGTTTTTATACTCAAAGATAAAGGACAGGACATCAGACTGACCGACCCCGAACCACGTTGGAGCGTGGAAGCCGTAATGAATTTTTACGCCAATATGTACCCGATACTCACAACCGCAAAAGCATCTGCACCACAGATAAAAGATGATGCGGTAGAATACAAATTTGAGAGCGTAATGGGAACGAAAGGTTGA
- a CDS encoding CoA transferase codes for MDLQKTIQHNYDNRLKTDDFDLHAETESILNLVGASLKDFGGKLTFYGKDPIVPSVIRYGAQSAIALAAKSAQIADIWRLKTGEIQDIHIDLRKSLRRFASFFEGTLEQVNGKPGNISSEAGSGVTPDHFYETKDGKWVQFSCPYPVIRGKALSILNCPPDQESVAKATKEWNAIDLENAGAKAHLPIYMMRSPIEFMQTELFKDVLENLPLIKIEKIADSAPVPFAAGGDVLSGIKALGMGHVIAGSGIGRALALHGADVLNVWRSGDYEHSIFHFTSNVGMRSTCLDFDKNEDDEKKFMELLSTADVFFSNRRNGFLNNKGLNVDELCKKHPGLITATVYFGAEDGAWSDRTGFDVSAGTFGGSYWLESLGGTYKKTDVPHPTPQIGVINDYIAAWLGEVGVLQALKRRATEGGSYKVSVSLSRTVAWQLALGIFDQKYAYDKANSDNEHAYILPDFIEEQTPMGFYKGVSEQVEMTRTPGKYKYVLEPLKSSQPIWE; via the coding sequence ATGGATTTACAAAAAACAATTCAGCACAATTACGATAATAGATTAAAAACGGATGATTTTGATCTTCATGCAGAAACCGAAAGTATTTTAAATCTTGTTGGCGCTTCATTAAAGGATTTTGGAGGAAAACTTACCTTTTATGGTAAAGATCCTATTGTGCCAAGTGTAATTCGCTATGGTGCCCAATCTGCCATTGCACTGGCAGCAAAATCAGCTCAAATTGCCGATATATGGAGACTTAAAACCGGTGAAATTCAGGATATTCATATTGACCTTAGAAAGTCATTAAGAAGATTTGCCAGCTTTTTTGAAGGAACACTTGAACAGGTTAACGGCAAACCGGGAAATATCAGTTCTGAAGCAGGTTCAGGAGTAACACCGGATCATTTTTATGAAACAAAAGATGGAAAGTGGGTACAATTTAGCTGTCCTTATCCGGTTATCAGAGGTAAAGCTTTAAGCATATTAAATTGCCCTCCTGATCAGGAAAGTGTGGCAAAAGCAACCAAAGAATGGAACGCCATTGATCTTGAAAACGCAGGGGCAAAAGCACATCTTCCGATCTATATGATGAGGTCGCCGATTGAGTTTATGCAAACTGAACTGTTTAAGGATGTTCTTGAAAATCTACCGCTGATCAAGATTGAAAAAATTGCAGATTCCGCCCCTGTTCCATTTGCTGCAGGAGGAGATGTTTTAAGCGGAATCAAAGCATTAGGAATGGGACATGTCATCGCGGGAAGCGGTATAGGCAGAGCTTTGGCCCTACACGGCGCAGATGTTCTGAATGTTTGGCGAAGCGGCGACTATGAGCACTCTATTTTCCATTTTACATCCAATGTCGGAATGCGGTCAACCTGCCTTGATTTTGATAAAAACGAAGATGATGAGAAGAAATTTATGGAGCTTCTATCTACAGCGGATGTCTTTTTCTCTAACAGAAGAAATGGTTTCTTAAACAATAAAGGATTAAATGTAGATGAATTATGTAAAAAACATCCTGGTCTTATTACAGCAACAGTCTATTTTGGAGCTGAGGACGGTGCATGGAGCGATAGAACCGGGTTTGATGTTTCTGCCGGAACTTTCGGAGGTTCTTACTGGCTAGAAAGTCTGGGAGGGACTTATAAGAAAACCGATGTGCCTCACCCTACTCCACAAATTGGTGTTATTAATGATTATATAGCAGCATGGTTGGGCGAAGTAGGTGTTTTACAGGCATTGAAGCGTCGTGCTACAGAAGGTGGTTCTTATAAAGTAAGCGTTTCTCTGAGCAGAACGGTTGCCTGGCAATTGGCTTTAGGTATTTTCGATCAGAAATATGCTTATGACAAAGCCAATTCAGATAATGAACATGCATATATCCTACCCGATTTTATAGAAGAACAAACACCGATGGGATTCTATAAAGGAGTTTCAGAACAGGTTGAAATGACCAGAACACCTGGAAAATACAAATATGTATTAGAGCCGTTAAAATCGTCTCAACCCATCTGGGAATAG
- a CDS encoding DUF4238 domain-containing protein: protein MGISKRHHYIPQFLIKRFADKDNMLYLYDKEKQAFAKEKRSPKSVFFEMNRNTWYFEGTPNDNMEKLYAELDEKFSKDIVEISRTGIITEEALTSILVMASSMKWRLPSNDDLFDAKHKEYPYDKLPINIVIKREDGSDHKEALEYLMNSELFKQTKKLIFPFLPFYDNLNISKEKLLQVHRNSYVNTNPNIKSILGDAPLIESDTNNLEDFGNFILPLSSSETFICNDSQTKRVQNIAFYLNKDLAMFHQAKKYVVSNDIEYLKQIIDAYSQLQANGQVEIISRYLFRLA from the coding sequence ATGGGTATTTCCAAGAGACATCACTATATCCCGCAATTCCTCATAAAGCGATTTGCTGACAAAGACAATATGCTTTATCTCTACGACAAGGAGAAACAGGCTTTTGCAAAAGAAAAAAGAAGTCCCAAATCTGTCTTTTTCGAAATGAACAGAAATACCTGGTACTTTGAAGGAACGCCTAATGACAACATGGAAAAACTCTATGCCGAACTTGATGAGAAATTTTCAAAAGATATAGTAGAAATATCACGTACAGGCATTATTACTGAAGAGGCGTTAACATCCATATTGGTCATGGCATCATCCATGAAATGGCGATTACCATCAAATGATGATCTCTTTGATGCCAAACATAAAGAATACCCTTATGATAAACTCCCTATCAACATTGTAATCAAAAGGGAGGATGGTTCCGACCACAAGGAAGCATTGGAATATCTAATGAACTCAGAATTATTTAAACAAACAAAAAAATTGATCTTTCCCTTTCTTCCTTTCTATGACAACCTTAACATCAGTAAAGAAAAATTACTGCAGGTACACCGCAATAGTTATGTAAATACCAATCCCAACATCAAATCAATTCTTGGCGATGCCCCATTGATAGAAAGCGACACTAATAATCTTGAAGATTTTGGCAATTTCATATTACCACTTAGTAGCAGCGAAACATTTATTTGCAATGATTCGCAGACAAAACGTGTTCAGAATATTGCATTCTATCTTAATAAGGATTTAGCAATGTTCCATCAGGCTAAAAAATATGTCGTAAGTAATGATATAGAGTATCTTAAGCAGATTATAGATGCTTATTCCCAGCTTCAAGCTAATGGGCAGGTAGAAATAATATCCCGCTACTTGTTTCGGTTAGCCTAA
- a CDS encoding DUF932 domain-containing protein codes for MAHNINFNERTGRYSFFSVQQKAWHGLGQIVEQYPTSEEAIKYAGLDYEVVKSPLFTKGSGIIETSGGIEIGSSELEVPNYFANIRADNNAVLGVVGKDYHIVQNREAFNFFDAIVGGGEGILYETAGALGNGERIFITAKLPDYIRVGNGDDVTEKYIFLTTSHDGSGSITAAFTPIRIVCQNTLNASLRSMTNVVRIKHTSGAKQRIENAHKIMGLANTLSNQLEGIFNEWTKVKVSDREVKKLIQLALCPNKETLDLLKKGAEDEVSTVFKNVVDDAFSYAMISDTQQMDTTKGTLFGAYNAVTGYYQNVRNYKNDEAKLQSIVLGGTAQLKSQKAFELCTAFALNGAEILNLN; via the coding sequence ATGGCACATAATATCAATTTCAACGAGAGAACAGGACGTTATTCATTCTTTAGCGTACAACAAAAAGCGTGGCACGGTTTGGGGCAAATTGTAGAACAATACCCAACAAGCGAGGAAGCTATCAAGTATGCAGGGTTAGATTATGAAGTCGTAAAATCCCCACTGTTTACCAAAGGTTCGGGTATTATCGAAACTTCGGGCGGTATCGAGATAGGCAGTAGCGAATTGGAAGTACCTAACTATTTCGCCAACATACGCGCAGATAACAATGCAGTATTGGGCGTAGTGGGTAAAGATTACCATATCGTACAGAACCGTGAAGCCTTTAATTTCTTTGATGCCATTGTAGGCGGTGGCGAGGGAATTTTATACGAAACCGCAGGAGCGTTAGGCAACGGAGAACGCATTTTTATCACAGCCAAACTGCCCGACTATATCCGTGTAGGCAATGGCGATGATGTAACGGAAAAGTACATTTTCCTAACCACTTCGCACGATGGTAGCGGAAGTATTACAGCCGCATTTACTCCTATCAGGATTGTATGCCAAAATACGCTGAATGCCTCCTTACGTAGTATGACCAACGTAGTCCGTATAAAACATACTTCGGGAGCAAAACAACGTATTGAGAACGCTCACAAGATTATGGGACTTGCCAACACGTTGAGCAACCAATTAGAGGGCATTTTCAACGAGTGGACAAAAGTAAAAGTATCAGACCGAGAAGTAAAAAAGCTAATCCAATTGGCACTTTGCCCCAACAAGGAAACACTTGACCTACTCAAAAAAGGTGCAGAGGATGAAGTATCGACCGTATTTAAAAATGTGGTTGATGATGCTTTTAGCTATGCGATGATAAGCGACACACAACAAATGGACACGACCAAAGGTACATTGTTCGGAGCGTACAACGCTGTGACAGGCTACTATCAGAACGTAAGAAACTACAAGAACGATGAAGCCAAGCTACAGAGTATTGTATTGGGTGGTACTGCTCAACTCAAATCACAGAAAGCATTTGAATTGTGCACCGCATTTGCTTTGAACGGTGCGGAAATCCTAAATCTTAACTAA
- a CDS encoding sensor histidine kinase, giving the protein MENETELKILFYIGTAVMALSVLAVILLIVAYRSKINYVNRRESESLLRSSLESEKRERKRIASDLHDSISGDLSAIQNYITILHNKEKDTFKKSIFLEIETALGNVLENVQDISYNLMPPMLESLGLISTLRSYFSRIRKWNNVTIYEECVVENVYVPSSKAYELYRIIQELINNMIRHGKSSRIDFTVNRADKWIVFEISDNGTAFDFYKSVKEPNGMGLKNITSRMRHIGANLTQLDTDTGNKLQIHIENEK; this is encoded by the coding sequence ATGGAAAATGAAACCGAATTGAAAATACTTTTTTATATAGGAACCGCAGTAATGGCACTATCTGTATTAGCTGTTATACTCCTTATCGTTGCATACAGAAGCAAGATCAATTATGTGAATCGTAGAGAATCCGAAAGCCTGTTGCGCAGCTCTCTGGAGTCGGAAAAAAGAGAACGAAAACGAATTGCTTCAGATCTGCACGACAGTATCAGTGGGGATCTAAGTGCGATCCAGAATTACATAACCATACTTCATAATAAGGAAAAGGACACTTTTAAAAAATCAATATTCCTGGAGATTGAGACAGCCTTAGGAAATGTATTAGAAAATGTTCAGGATATAAGCTATAACCTAATGCCTCCGATGTTGGAATCTTTAGGCCTTATTTCTACACTAAGAAGCTACTTTTCAAGAATAAGAAAATGGAATAATGTAACAATTTATGAAGAATGTGTTGTAGAAAATGTGTACGTCCCTTCTTCGAAAGCCTATGAACTATATCGTATAATTCAAGAACTCATTAATAATATGATCAGGCATGGGAAGTCCAGCAGAATTGATTTTACCGTCAATAGGGCTGATAAATGGATCGTTTTTGAAATTTCCGATAATGGTACTGCTTTTGATTTTTATAAAAGTGTAAAAGAACCAAATGGAATGGGTCTTAAAAACATAACTTCAAGGATGAGGCATATCGGTGCAAATCTGACTCAGCTGGATACAGATACAGGCAACAAATTACAAATTCATATAGAAAACGAAAAATAA
- a CDS encoding site-specific integrase yields the protein MEREKRSTFKLLFYLKKNEPKKNGNVPVMGRITIDGTPKTFGTKLEINPETWDLKHGRVLGKSNLATDINQKLDKIRVRINKIYEDMMKDDGFATSQKVKLSFLGVGVMEDAILRVFKEQNEDFEKMVSKGKRSQNTYNKYKTVFNHLSEFIKERYHRDDMAFRELTGDFIREFDFFLRIDKECTHNTVWVYTMPVIALADLAIKKGLIKQNPFEDYEISMQEIDRSYLLKENVEKLMLLKLSKPKYELVKDLFIFSCFTGLSYIDIKKLKWSNIQSFFDGHQWIISRRKKSDVSSNVRLLEIPKRIIEKYRGLTRNDYVFPMPSNATCNSHVAKLIKEAEIVTEQKVTFHTARHTFATMFLTEGVPLESLSKMMGHKNISTTQIYAKITSQKISKDMDLVSHKFAGMEAAFIDMESDVLV from the coding sequence ATGGAGCGTGAGAAAAGATCCACTTTCAAGTTATTGTTCTACTTGAAAAAGAACGAACCTAAGAAAAACGGAAATGTCCCTGTTATGGGCCGTATTACCATTGATGGAACTCCGAAAACATTTGGAACCAAATTAGAAATCAATCCTGAGACGTGGGACTTAAAACACGGTCGTGTTTTGGGAAAGAGCAATCTGGCAACCGACATCAACCAGAAACTCGATAAAATACGCGTTCGCATCAACAAAATCTATGAAGACATGATGAAAGATGATGGCTTTGCGACCTCACAAAAAGTAAAGCTGTCTTTCCTTGGTGTGGGTGTTATGGAAGACGCTATCTTAAGGGTATTTAAAGAGCAAAATGAAGATTTTGAAAAAATGGTTTCAAAAGGAAAGCGATCACAGAACACTTACAATAAATACAAGACAGTATTCAATCACCTTTCCGAATTTATCAAAGAGCGATACCATAGAGATGATATGGCCTTTAGGGAGTTAACAGGTGATTTTATTCGTGAATTTGATTTTTTTCTTCGCATTGATAAGGAATGTACACACAATACGGTTTGGGTTTATACGATGCCTGTTATTGCCTTGGCTGATCTAGCAATTAAAAAAGGCCTAATAAAACAAAATCCTTTTGAAGATTATGAAATCAGTATGCAAGAAATTGATCGTAGCTATCTCCTAAAGGAAAATGTAGAAAAGCTCATGTTATTGAAGCTTTCTAAACCTAAATACGAACTTGTAAAAGACCTTTTTATTTTCAGTTGTTTTACTGGCCTTTCATACATTGACATTAAGAAGCTGAAATGGAGTAACATCCAATCTTTCTTTGATGGCCATCAATGGATCATTAGCAGGAGGAAGAAATCTGACGTTTCTTCAAATGTCAGACTTCTGGAAATCCCCAAACGTATTATAGAAAAATACCGGGGGTTAACCAGGAATGATTATGTATTTCCTATGCCCTCAAACGCAACCTGCAATAGCCATGTTGCTAAACTTATTAAGGAGGCTGAGATTGTTACTGAGCAGAAAGTTACCTTCCATACCGCACGTCATACATTCGCTACAATGTTTCTAACTGAAGGTGTACCCCTTGAAAGCCTTAGCAAAATGATGGGTCATAAAAATATTTCGACCACACAAATCTATGCAAAGATTACAAGCCAGAAAATCAGTAAGGATATGGATTTGGTATCTCATAAATTTGCTGGAATGGAAGCTGCCTTTATTGACATGGAAAGTGATGTTCTTGTTTAG
- a CDS encoding phospholipase D-like domain-containing protein: MKTITPLFIDRDLSWLSFNARVLSEADDDTVPVMERLNFLSIFSSNLDEFYKVRIPKLLVRKNKTLLKDIHKEILRQQEFFGKILITKILPQLQKNNIELIYNQPIPTFMEGRLIQYFTNMLAPAIELYQLPLKDDFLIKSNSLYQAVFMDSGMGNEDVFILKIPNNKFSRFYEAERRNCRYLVFIDDILKKFLPEIYFSNTAVSIWNFKVTRDANINFEKEDNLLENLETYLENREKGKTTRFLYEKDMPVKKLQKLLSLLNIPSRDAVAGSAYHHLKDLNMISTDNNEAVYPPMITIERHQNETSVFNLIDKEDFMIHTPYESYDKVIDFFMEAATDEKVTEIYITIYRTAKNSAIIEALMIAAKLGKKVTVFVELKARFDEENNLKWLRKMKNAGVHVITSIPKLKVHAKLALIKCNQKKYALISTGNFNESTASCYTDHVLFTAHPGISDEVDTFFNFLIKNFR, translated from the coding sequence ATGAAAACTATTACGCCTTTATTCATAGATAGAGACCTTAGCTGGTTATCTTTTAATGCCAGAGTACTTTCTGAAGCAGACGACGATACAGTTCCCGTGATGGAACGGCTTAATTTTCTTTCTATTTTCTCCTCCAATCTGGATGAATTTTATAAGGTCAGAATACCGAAACTTTTGGTAAGAAAAAACAAAACACTGTTAAAAGACATTCATAAGGAGATCCTGAGACAGCAAGAGTTTTTTGGAAAGATCTTAATTACTAAAATCCTTCCGCAATTGCAAAAGAATAATATTGAACTTATTTATAATCAACCAATTCCCACATTTATGGAGGGAAGATTAATTCAATATTTCACCAATATGCTGGCTCCGGCCATAGAATTGTATCAGCTGCCTCTTAAGGATGATTTCCTTATAAAAAGTAACTCTTTATATCAAGCGGTTTTTATGGATTCCGGAATGGGTAACGAAGATGTTTTTATTCTTAAAATCCCAAATAACAAATTCTCCAGATTCTATGAAGCAGAGCGGCGAAATTGCAGGTACCTGGTTTTTATTGATGATATTTTAAAGAAATTTTTACCCGAAATTTATTTTTCAAACACAGCAGTGAGCATATGGAATTTTAAAGTCACCCGTGATGCCAATATCAATTTTGAAAAAGAGGACAACCTTCTTGAAAATTTGGAAACATACCTTGAAAACAGGGAAAAGGGAAAAACGACGAGATTTCTGTATGAGAAAGATATGCCAGTTAAAAAGCTTCAGAAACTACTGAGTTTATTAAATATTCCATCCCGGGATGCAGTGGCCGGCAGTGCCTATCACCATCTCAAAGATCTGAATATGATTTCTACAGACAATAATGAGGCTGTTTACCCTCCTATGATCACAATTGAAAGGCATCAGAATGAGACTTCTGTATTTAATCTGATTGATAAAGAAGACTTTATGATCCATACTCCTTATGAATCTTATGATAAAGTCATTGATTTTTTTATGGAGGCTGCAACGGATGAAAAAGTAACGGAAATCTATATTACAATCTATAGGACAGCTAAAAATTCTGCGATCATTGAAGCTCTGATGATTGCTGCAAAACTGGGTAAAAAGGTAACTGTCTTTGTGGAACTTAAAGCCAGATTTGATGAAGAAAATAATCTTAAATGGCTCAGAAAAATGAAAAATGCCGGGGTACATGTTATCACCAGCATCCCCAAACTTAAAGTACATGCCAAACTGGCTTTGATTAAATGCAACCAAAAAAAATATGCTCTCATTTCAACTGGAAATTTCAATGAATCTACAGCCAGCTGTTATACGGATCATGTTCTGTTCACAGCTCATCCTGGAATTTCCGATGAAGTGGATACTTTTTTTAATTTTTTAATAAAAAACTTTAGATAA
- a CDS encoding PRTRC system ThiF family protein, which yields METVKTAVHFTDNYLISPTNPIEVNLIGAGGTGSKVLTALMEMGHSLTELGHAGLQVRLWDDDIITEANLGRQRFAPSETGLYKSVALINRVNRFMGTNWKAETQKFEHNVLGRLPENAKATIYITCVDNVQARFDIAEMLKAMSKRRTNRDEPKYWLDFGNSQQTGQVILSTIGEIKQPNSEKYETVASLPMVTDEFGELLKTSEQSDDTPSCSLAEALEKQDLYINATLAQMGCSLLWSMFRYGMTENRGFFLNLKNFHTQPLKVA from the coding sequence ATGGAAACAGTAAAAACAGCAGTCCATTTTACGGACAACTATTTGATAAGTCCTACCAACCCGATAGAAGTCAATTTGATTGGTGCAGGTGGCACAGGCTCAAAGGTGCTGACCGCCTTAATGGAAATGGGCCATAGCCTAACGGAATTGGGACACGCAGGTTTACAGGTGCGTTTATGGGACGATGATATTATTACGGAAGCCAATTTGGGAAGACAGCGATTTGCCCCAAGTGAAACAGGATTGTACAAATCAGTAGCCTTGATAAACCGTGTCAATCGGTTTATGGGAACAAATTGGAAAGCCGAAACCCAAAAGTTTGAACATAATGTGTTGGGTAGATTGCCCGAAAATGCAAAGGCAACGATATACATTACTTGTGTAGATAATGTACAGGCAAGATTTGACATTGCCGAAATGCTCAAAGCTATGAGCAAACGCAGAACCAACCGTGATGAGCCTAAGTATTGGTTAGACTTTGGTAACAGCCAACAGACAGGACAAGTCATCCTATCCACTATCGGAGAGATTAAACAACCCAACTCCGAGAAATACGAAACCGTGGCAAGCCTGCCAATGGTTACGGATGAATTTGGCGAGTTGCTCAAGACATCCGAACAGTCGGACGATACGCCAAGTTGCAGTTTAGCAGAAGCATTAGAAAAGCAGGATTTGTATATCAATGCGACATTGGCTCAAATGGGTTGCTCATTACTTTGGTCTATGTTCCGTTATGGAATGACCGAAAACAGGGGGTTCTTTCTTAATCTGAAGAATTTTCATACCCAACCCCTAAAAGTCGCCTGA
- a CDS encoding PRTRC system protein E — protein MNSNFFNQIQQLDFTGVLQLNISKGAENNLIVSVLLNNEQCGDNAKNLIPPLTFNATPQEFDEGFFQQISAPIQTISGVMVDMDKFLKQMEIVKQQSAMEKEKTEKAKKEKEAKDKKFKDGMAKADELEKEGKFREAWMKVPDIAEFPEKADEIRKRKTSLSDKFATPNLFGAMEEATPEPPQVAEVIADYPIDETDEE, from the coding sequence ATGAACAGCAATTTTTTCAATCAGATACAGCAGTTGGACTTTACAGGAGTATTGCAACTGAACATTTCCAAAGGAGCAGAAAACAACCTTATCGTATCGGTTCTGCTCAACAACGAGCAGTGCGGAGATAACGCCAAAAACCTAATTCCCCCATTGACATTTAACGCCACGCCCCAGGAGTTTGACGAGGGATTTTTTCAGCAGATATCAGCACCTATCCAAACCATTTCGGGTGTAATGGTCGATATGGATAAATTCCTTAAACAAATGGAAATAGTAAAGCAGCAATCGGCAATGGAAAAAGAAAAAACCGAGAAGGCGAAAAAGGAAAAGGAAGCCAAAGACAAGAAGTTTAAAGACGGAATGGCAAAGGCTGACGAATTGGAGAAAGAGGGCAAATTCCGTGAAGCGTGGATGAAAGTTCCCGATATAGCGGAGTTTCCCGAAAAAGCAGACGAGATACGCAAACGTAAAACATCATTGTCCGACAAGTTTGCCACACCAAACCTTTTCGGAGCAATGGAAGAAGCAACACCCGAACCGCCACAGGTGGCAGAAGTTATAGCCGATTATCCTATAGATGAAACAGACGAAGAATAA